CGTGCGATGTCGCGCACCACCCACTTGCCGCGCGTGATCTGCCGCTTCACGCGTCCGGTCGCGGCATCGACCAGATACAAATGTCGCCAGCCGTCGCGCTCCGACGCCCAGATCAGCTCGTGTCCCTCACCCTTCACGTCGTGCGCGAAGCGGCGATCGTTGAAGACGAACGTCGCGGCATCCTCGCTCACCGCCGCATGCGCCGCGCCGGTCGCGGCATCGACCGCCACCACCTTGGCGTGCTGGAAGCCGCGGCGCAGATAACCAAACGCGAAGCTGCGCCCGTCCTTGCGCCACGCGATATCGCCGAGCTGCCACGGGTTCGGGAACAAGGCGTCGTCCACCTCGGTCCGCCGCCCGGTCGCGGCGTCGAACAGCACCGGTCGCTCCTGGTCGATCGCGTCACCGGGCTTGGGATAGAGCTGCTCGGCCAGCACCGGCTGCACCTGCCCGGGTGGGGACGACACCACGCGCGTCACGATGCGGCGATAGCCCGGCCGAACCCGGTACAGCGCGACGTGGCGGCTGTCGGGCGACCAGGCGATCGTCTCCGGATCGTAGAAGTCGCCCGCGCTGCCGTCCTGGCTCCGCCACGCCTCTGCGCCGCCGCCGGCGCGCCGCACGACGAGATTGTCGTCGATCACCAGCGCCTCCCACGCACCGTCCGGCGAGCGCTGCGGCGTGTTGAGCGCCGGCACCTTCAGGTCGCGCACGACCCCGAAGCCGCGCGGGCGCTTGTGCGGTTCGTCGGCTCTGGCGCACGCAAAGTCGGCCAGCGTGCAGCGCCACGCCTCATATCCGATCGCGAAACCGATCGCGCGGCGTCCGTCCTCGAACGCGAACTCCTCGAACGGCAGGCCCAGCGGATCGACCGTCCGTCCCAGCGCCTTGCCCAATCCACGCGCCAACGCCGCAGCATCGAACGCCGCAGTCTTCTCGCGCGTCGCAGCGTCCACGTCGACGAACGCGAACCCGCCCGCCACGGTCTTTCGATAATGGAAGCGCCGACCGTCCGCGTCCCACGTCGCCGGGAAGGCGATGTCGCGCGTCAGCCACTGCCATTCGTCGCGCAGCGCGATCGACCGCGTGATCCGCGGGTCGGTCTCCGCCAGTGCCGGTGCGGCGAGCAGCGCGAGTGCCAGCAACGCCCGCCTCATCGCGCCGCACCCAGCGTGAACGTCCAGTCGATCGGCTTCAGCGGCACGCGGTATTTCATGTGCGGTCGTCCATCCAGGCTCCACCCCGTATCGCCGCCGACCCCGCTCTGCGCGGCGTCGATCAGCAACGTGCCGTCACCGTGCGGGCGGATGTCGCTGCTGTGTGCCTGCGACGCCGGCTTCTCCATCAGGTCGGCATAGGGGAACGGCAGCGCGTTGACCGCCAGCGGCCGGTCGCCCGCGACGCGCACCCCCACGCCGTCGCTGCGCATCACGTCGATCCAGCGCACGTCCTGCTTGGTCCCCGATTCCTGTGGCCGCGCATAGCCGTGATATTGGTCGGCCAGCATCCCCCGCCATTCGCCGATCAGCGCCGCGCTCTTGCGATCGGCATAGCTTTCCCACGGTCCACGACCGTACCAGTGGATGCGGTCGAGCACCGCGGGCATTCGGAACTGCACGCCGACGCGCGGCGGATCGGGCAGATCGTCGCGGAGCGGCACGAAGCGCACCGCCGCGCGCGCCTGCCCGGCTTCGTCCATGGTCCAGCGCGTGACGACCTTCACCGATCCTACGCCCATATCGTGCGTCACGACGATCGCGGCGCCGTCGACCGCCAGCGCGTCGAGCCGGCGGTTGCTGCTGAACTGCTCCCACATCTTGTGCGACTTGGTCGTGCCGGTGCCGACGTCATTGTCGGTCGGCGCCCGCCAGAAATCGGGGGCGCCGCCGGTCAGCAATGTCGCCCCGCCCCGCGCGTAGCGCCGCACCAGTCCGGTCACCTTGTCGATCTCCAGCACCGAATCACGCGCCGTCATCCGCCACACGTCGCCCGCATCGATGGGCGCGACACTGCCAGCAGCTGCCGCCGGCGTGCGCGGCGGGGTAAGCGCGAACTGCTCCCACGCGACGACATGTCCCGCCGCGACCAGCGGGATCGCGCCCTTCGTCGCGCGCGCGCGCAGCACCAGCATCAGCTCCGCTCCTGCGTCACGCGTCGCCGGCAGCGCGAGGGCGAGCGGCGCGCGTGCGCCCGGCGCAACCTGCGGCACCGTGACCGCGCCGCGCGCCACCTCGCGTCCGTCCTCCAGCACCGCATAATCGAGCGTGAAGCGCGACAGGTCGATATGATCGTGCCGGTTCACCACGACATAGCCGCCGCCGCTGCGCTCGAACGCGATCGGCGCATAGACCTTGGCCAGCTCATGATATTCCGGATCGGGCGTCCGGTCTGATCGGATCACCCCGTCGCCGACCGGACTGTCGTCGCCATCCGGCACGAAGTCGCGACCCTGCGCCCAATATTCGCGTCCCTGCGCATCCTTGCGGATGATCGTCTGATCCACCCAGTCCCATATGAACCCGCCCTGCAACTTCTTGTGCGCGTGGATGACGTCCCAGTAATCCTGAAAATTGCCCAGGCTGTTGCCCATTGCGTGCGCATATTCGCACAGGATCAGCGGCTGGGTGAATTCTGGTCGTTCGGCATAATCGACCAGTTTCTCGACGTCGTCGTACATCGGCGCGAAGATATCGACATAGGCGTTGGTCGGATGCCGCCAGCCGCTCATGCTATAGCCGAGGAAATTGACCAGTCGCGTGTCGTCGCGTGCCTTCACCCATTTCGCCGCGGCCTCGAAACTGCTGCCGACGCCGGTCTCGTTGCCCAGCGACCAGAAGATGATGGACGGATGATTCTTGTCGCGCTCGACCATTCGTTCGACACGGTCGAGGTGCGCGGCCTGCCACTCGGGCTTGTAACCAAGCAGCGTATGTCCCGGATCGCCGTTCTGTTGCGCCTTCGCCAGATAGCCGTGGCTCTCGATATTGGCCTCGTCCATCACGTAGAGTCCCATCTCATCGGCAAGATCGTACAGCCGCGGATCGTTGGGATAATGCGACGCGCGCACCGCGTTGATATTGGCCGCCTTCATCAACTCAAGATCGCGGCGCAGCGTCGCTTCCGACACGACGTGGAAGGTGCGCGGATCGTGCTCGTGCCGGTTGACCCCGCGGATCATGATCCGGCGCCCGTTCACCCGCACCTCGCCCGCGGCGATCTCGACCGTGCGGAAGCCGATCCGTCGCGCCGTCGCCTCCACCACGCGTCCCCGCGCATCGAGCAGCTCGACCAGAAGGGTGTAGAGTTCCGGTGTCTCCGCACTCCACGCGCGCACCGCCGGCAGCGTTCCCTCCAGCCGCACGTTGCGTTGCGCATCCGGCACCCCCTCGCGCGTCAGCAGCACACGCCCGCGATCGCGCACGCTCGCGCGCACCCGTGTCGCGGCGTCCTCGCCCGCCACCGCGACGGTCAGCCCCAGCGTGCCGTCGCGATAGCCGTTCGCCAGCCCGGCGCGAACGTCGACGTCGCGCAGGTGCGTGGCCGGCGCGGCGTAGAGCGTCACGCTCCGCTCGATTCCGTTGACCCGCCAGAAATCCTGGTCTTCCAGATAGCTGCCGTCGGCGTAGCGATACAGCTCGATCGCCACCGTATTGCGCCCCGCGTGGATCGCCGCGGTCACGTCGAATTCCGCGGGCAGCTTGGAATCCTCAGAATAGCCGATGCGCTGCCCGTTGACCCACAGGTAATAGGCCGCCCCCGCCGCGCCGACCGTCAGCAACAGCCGTCGTCCCGCGAAATGCGCCGGCACCACCACGTCGCGGCGATACGATCCGACCTCGTTCAGCTTGTGGTCGATCCACGGCTGGTTCATCGGAAACGGATAGCCGGCGCCGACGAACACCGGCGTCCCCTGCCCCTCCGCCTGCAGCATGCCCGGCACCGCGATCGTGACCCAGCCGCTGATGTCGTAATCGGGTCGCTCGAAACCGATCGGCCGCGCTTCCGGATCGGGCGAGTGATGGAACTGCCACTGCCCGTCCAGTGACAGGTGATAGCGCGATCGCGCCGGATCGGCATGCAACGCCGCGCGCGTCGTCTCGAAGCCGTCGAAGGTCGCGTGCATCGGCTCGGCACCGATACGGATCACCTCGGGCCGCTCCCATTCCGCGGGGCCCGGCGTCTGCGCCGTCGCATGCGCGATCGCCAGTGTGGACACCAGCACGCCCAGTGCAACGCGACCTGTCATTCTCTCGTCTCCCGTGGCGGCGGCCGGCACCGGCGCCGGCCGCCGTCGGTGCGTCCTCAGAACTCGGCGGAAAGGCCGACGAAGAAGCTCCGCCCCGCGACGTCATAGATGCCGGGGTAGGTATTGCCATTGCCGAACGACGACAGCACGCCCTGGGCGATCGCCGGCGGATCGCGGTCGAGGAGATTGTTGACGCCGACCCGCAGCGTCAGCTGCTTCATCACCGCCGCCGTCGCCGCAAGGTCGAAGTAATTGGCGACCGGCAGGCGCGAGTTGATGATGTAGGTGTCACCGGTCAGCGACGGATCGGACGTGTTGTACGACAGCTTCGTCGCGCCGATGTAACGCCAGTTGAGCGAGATCGCGCCCTTGTCGTCACTTGACGTCCAGGTGAAGCGCGCCTGATGCCGCCATTCCGGCGACGGTTGCCCGCAGGTCCCGCCGAAGAGGCCCTTGCAGTCATACGACGCCTGCCCCGGCAGCGGCTGCGTGGTCAGGTCGTTCAGCCACGTGCCGAGCATGTCGACGCTGAAGCGACCCACGCCGGTCGGCACCGAATAGCTGGCGCCGATATCCAGGCCGCTGGTGCCGAGCTGGCCGGTGTTCAGGTTCGTCGCGGTCACGTAACCCAGCGTGGTGGCGTCCGCGCCGAACAGCACGCCGTTGCGCGGGTTGCGCTGGAACAGCGAGCAGAAGAACGGATCGCCGGTCGCGAGGCACTGGCTGATCGTCAGCGGCACCGGGATCGTGCCGATGTAATCCTTCACCTTGATGTTGAAGTAGTCGACCGACAGCGTCAGCCGCGGCACGAACGTCGGGGTCAGCACCACGCCCGCGGTGTACGTGTCGGCCTCCTCGGGCTTCAGCGCCGGATTGCCGCCGAAATAGCCGTTGCATGTCTCGCTCGGGCATTCGAGGATCTTGCCGTATTGCTCCGCCTTTACACCGGTCAGCGCGCATTGTGCCAAAGTCGCGGTCGGCGCAACGCCGGCACATGGATCCTTCGCGGTGATGTTGCCGGGCGCGCGGGGATCGAACAACTCGCGGATATTGGGCGCGCGAACCGCGCGATTGTAGCCGCCGCGCAATCGCAGGTCGCGCGACGGAGCCCATGCCACTTCGCCCTTGTACGTCGATACGCCCTTGTCGTTGGTGCTGTACTTGGAATACCGATAGCCGCCGGTCAGCGAAAGTTCTTCGAAGAATGGCCGGTTCTCGACCAGCGGCACGCGCACTTCCGTAAACACTTCAGTGACGTTGAACTCGCCGTTCACCTCCTGAATACCCTTCGCCTGCGACAGCGCATCGGCACGGTAGTCGTAGCTCTCGCGGCGATGCTCGACGCCGACGACCGCGCCGATCCCGGTATCGGCCCATGGCAGTTGCACGCCGAACGCGCCGCCGTCGAAATTGATAGTCCCGGACAGCACGGTCTCCTTGCTGGTGCTGCTGGTGCTGGCCGGAGCATAAATATAGTTCAGCGCCTCGGCGGACGGCCCGCCGAACTGGAAGACGTTGAGCGGCACGCACTTCGGGTCGGTCCCATCGATCACCGACTGGCAGGTCGCCACGCCGTTCACGTTGACGACTTTCAGCGCCTTGTTGGCCTTCGCCGGATCGATATCGTTGCGATAGGTCTCGTTGAACAACACCGTCGAGAACAGCGCGTTGACATCGTAGCGGATACCCGGCGCGATCTGCCCGCGCACCCCGCCGGTCACCCGGTAATCGGTGTGCCGCAAGTCGTCGCGGCGCGGCTGAGCCGGGGCGGCGACCGGGCGGTAGCCGATGTAGGTGTCCTGCGTAGCGCTGCTGCCATAAGCGCTGCCGCACAACAGCTCGCCCTGTTGCGCGCTCATCAGCGGATTGTTGCAGTTGATCGAATAGTTATAGCCCTGGAACAAGGCGGACGGCGCGACCTGTGAATTGGTCTGGTCGTCCATGAACATGAAACTACCGTAAAGCTCGACGGCAGGGTTCACCTTGTAATGCGCCATGGCGCCCGCAGTGTACCGCGTGTCGTCACGCTGGAAATAGTTGAGCGGCGACGTATTGTAGCGGAAGCTGGGATCGTACGGCACCCATGTCTTCTGGCCGTCGCGGGTGTTGTTGTAGCCGGTCGGCGACACACCGTCGCGAAGCGGGCTGAAGAAGCCGAATTCGTTGTTCGACGAACCGCCGCAGATCAGGTCGGTGCGCCCGTCGTTCGGATCGAGCGCGCAGGCCGACACATCGCGATTGTACTGCAGGATCGGCTTGACCTCGCGATACCCGAAGTACGCCGTGACGTTGCCACGATCGTCCGCGAAATTGGCCCCCATGGCGATGTTCGCGTCGAAGCGCTGCCCGTCGACCGGCGTGTTCAGGGCCGGGCTGTAGCCAGCGCCCGTCACGCGCGAGCGATACTTGGCATTGTTGTTGTGGTGCGCGGAGAAGCCGTATTGCACGTCGGTCTTGATACCGTTCAGGTCGTCACGCAGCACGAAGTTGATGACGCCCGATACGGCATCGGAGCCGTAGACCGCCGATGCGCCACCCGTCACCACGTCGGCGCGCTTGATCATGAACGCCGGCACGAAGTTCAGGTCGGTCGCCTGCACCGGCAGGAGTCGCTGCCCGTTGAGCAGCACCAGGTTGCGGTTGCTGCCCAGGTTGCGCAGGTTCACCTGCGAAGTACCGTCCGAACCGTTCGACACGTTTTCGTTCGCGTCCGCCGTCACCTGCGGCAGGCGGTTCAGCACGCTTTCGATGTTCGTCGCACCCTGCAGGCGGATCTCGTTCGCGCCCACCGTGGTGATCGGGCTGTTGCTCATCACGCCGGGCTGCGACAGGCGCGTGCCGGTGACGGTGATCGCCTCGCCCTCCTCCGCGGGCGCCGCGGTGGCCGGACTATCGGTCGTGACCTGCGCGACCGCTGGCAGCGCGCTCCCCAGCGCCAGTGCGGTGACTGCCGCCGACATCAACAATCTGCTCGTGCGTACCATCGTCTACACCCCTCATTTTTATGAGAAGATGATACACACCCGTTCGCGTACATCAAATATATTATACGATACTATCGTATTTTTATTACAGGCTCGACGAAAGCAGCTTTCCCGCCAGTCGATTTGCCCCCCATGAAAGTTCGATTATGGCGTCGCGAACGCCGTCGGCGCAGCTCAGGAAAGCGCGCGCGCATCCTCCAACGTCACGAACTCGCGCCGCAGGTCCAGTACGGTCTGCTCGATGTGCGCATACATCCGCTCGGTTACCAGCGACAGGTCGCGCGCCAGCCAGCTATCCAGCAATTGCGCATGTTCGTCGTTGGCGCGCTGGTCGCGCCCGCGCGGCTCGAGGTGCTTGCGGACATAACGCTCGCCCAGCACGTGCAGCCGCTCCAGCATCGTCGTCGTGATCGGCTGGCGTGACGGGCGGAGCAGCGCAAGGTGGAACGCGCGATTGAACGCCCCCACTCCGACGCCGTGCGCGTTGGTCACTTCGTCTAGCTGCGCCAGCGTCTGCATCGCCACCGTGCGCTCCTCGTCGGTCGCGCGCTCCGCGGCCAGCGCCGCCACCTGCGGCTCCAGCTTCAGACGCAATGCATAGACCTCCTCGGCCTCCGCGATCGACAATTCGCGCACGAAATAGCCGCGATTGGCGCGCGACCGCACCAGTCCTTCCTGCTCCAGCCGGGTCAGCGCCTCGCGCAGCGGGATCTTGCTGACGCCCAGTTCGGCCGCGAGCGCATCCTGCCGGATCGCCCGATCGACATCGACCTGCCCGGCCAGTATCCGGTCGCGGACCAGATCGACGAGCTGTTCGGAAAGATTGCGGACGATGATACCGGTCATGTGATGTGCCCTGCCCGGCCGTGACTTACCGGAGCCGAACACTTAAACCGCTCGCGCTCGCACACGCAACTGCGCCTCACCCGAACCGCACCAGATCGAACGGCGCAAGATCGAACCCCGGCGCCTGCCCATGCAGGAGCGCCGCCAGTGCCTCGCCGCTCGTCGCCGACAGCGTAAGGCCGAGGTGCTGGTGCCCGAACGCATATGCGACCGCGCCACGCCGTCCGATCGCAGGCAGGTAATCCGGCAAGGTCGGCCGTGCTCCGATCCACGGGGCGACCGGCCCCCGCAAGGAAAGCCCCAGCGCCGCGACATGCGCACGCAACCGGGTCCACTTGCGCGGGTCGGGCGGCGTGTCCACGGCGGCGAACTCCACGATGCTCGCCGCGCGCAGCCGTCCCGTAAACCGCGTGACGATCATCGCGCGATCCTCGAACACCACCGGTGGCATGTCGGCGGGCCAGTCGCCCGGATCGCCTTCGATATGGTAACCGCGCTCCGCGATCAGCGGCGCGCGCAGTCCCAGCGGCGCGACCAATGCCGCCGACGCCGCGCCCGCCGCGACCACCGCGACCTCGGCGTCGAGCGTCGCGCCATCGTCAAGCGTCACGCGTGCGCGTTCGTCACGATCCGCGATCGCACGCACACGCCCGTGCACCATCACGCCGCCCGCCGCGACGAACCGCGCGACCAGCAGCTCGCCCAGCGCCCCCGTGTCGGCGATCTGTCCGCTGCCCTCGAACCGGATCGCCCCGGCGATCGGCACCCGCGTCAGCGCCTGCAAGCGCGCGACCTCCGTCGTGCTCGCATCGCGTACCGTCGCGGTGCCGGTGTCCGCGATATGCCACGCCGCACGACCGCGAGTAGCGCTCTCGGGCGTTTCCCACACGACGAAATGCCCATCGATGCGCAGCAACTCCGGCGCGCCGGCCTCGTCCAGCACGCGTCGCCACGCCGGGATCGCGGTCGCCAGCGCCGCGGTCAGCGCCGTCTTCCCGCGCGCGAACCGCGCCGGCAGGCTGGCGCGCAGCATTCGCAGGCTGAACGGCAGCCATGTCGCGAAGGCGCGCGGCGGCAACGCCAGCGCCCCGCCGCGCGAGAACAGCCGCCTCGGCACGCTCCGCACCGTCGCCAGCGACGCGAGCGGCTCGACCTGCTCGACCGCAAGGTGCCCGGCGTTCCCCCACGACGCCCCGCGCCACGGCGCATCGGGTGCGACGATCGTCACCTGCGTCCCGCGCCGTTGCAGCGCGATCGCGACGTTCAGCCCGACCACGCCGTTGCCGACGACGATCGCGGTCTTCGTCATGCGGTCGCCCGCGCCAGGCTGCGCGCGCGACCATAGGCGAGGTAGAACGCCACCCCCAGCACGTTCCACAGCGCGAACCGGATCAGCGTGTGCGTCGGCAAGCTGATCAGCAGGTAGACGCAGCCGAGGATCGCCAGCGTTCCCACCACGAACGGTGCCGGGCAACGGAACACGCGCGGCATCTCCGGCGCGCGTCGCCGCAGCACCATCATGCACGCCGCCACCGCGATGAACGCCAGCAGCGTGCCGGCATTGGCCAGTTCGGCGATCTCGTCGAGCCGGAAGAACCCGGCCACCGCCGCCACGAACACGCCCGTCACCATCGTCACCAGCGTCGGCGAACCGGTGCGCGCCGACACGCGACTCAGGCTGCGCGGCAGCAGCCCGTCGCGCGACATCACGAAGAAGATCCGGCTCTGCCCGTACATCATCACCAGGATCACCGACGGTAGCGCGATCAGCGCCGCCAGCCCGATCGCCCATGCCGCGAACGGATGCTGGAGCGTCCGCAGCACGTAGGCCAGCGGCTCCGCGGAATGGCCGAGGTCGACGTAGCTGACCGCCCCGATCGCGGCGACCGCCACGCCCATGTAGATCGCGGTGCACGCCGCCATCGATCCGATGATGCCGATCGTCAGGTCGCGACCGGGATTGCGGGCCTCCTCCGCAGAGGTCGCCACCGCATCGAAACCGTAGAAGGCGAAGAACACGATCGCCGCCGCGGCCATCACCCCGCGCGTCGCGCCGCCCTCGACATGACTGCCGAAGCCGTACGGCATGAACGGCTCGAAGTTATGGCCCGAGAACGCCGGCATCGCGAAGAAGACGAACACCGCCAGCGCGACCATCTTGATCGCGACAAGCACGATGTTGAACGTCGCACTCTCCTTGGTGCCCGCGACCAGCATCGCGGCGATCCCCAGCGCGACCAGCACCGCCGGAAGGTTCACGATCCCGCCACCATGCGGCCCCGACAGCAGCATTTCGGGCAGATTCACGCCCACGCTCTGCAACCAGCCGACCAGATACGCGGACCAGCCGACCGCCACGGTCGAGCAGGCCAGCGAATATTCGAGGATCAGGCTCCACCCGACCACCCACGCGACGCTCTCGCCAATGACCGAATAAGTATAGGTATAGGCGCTGCCCGCGGTCGGGATCAGCGTCGCCATCTCGGCATAGGCGAGCGCCGCACACGCGCACACCGCACCGGCGATCGCGAACGACAGGATCACCGCCGGCCCGGCGCGATCCGCGCCCACGCCCGTCAACGTGTAGATACCGGTGCCGACGATCGCGCCAATGCCCAGCGCAATCAGGTGCGGCCAGCTCAGCGTCTTGCGCAGCTTGCGCTCCGGGTCCGCGTCGCCTGCGTCGAGCGACTTCAGCGGCCCCCAAATTCCTCGTGCCACGCGCCCCTCCTTCTTCTGTTATCTCTCCGCCAGTGCGAGTGGAGCGAAGCAATCGAACGTCCAGCGCGTGACGCTCCGGGTTGCTTCGCCACGCTCGCCATGACGATGCATCACACCACCGTGAACCCGCTCCAGAACGGGTCCTCGCGATCGATCCAGATCGTGTTGAAGCCGGTCGCGATCGCCGAGCCTTCGATCGACGGCACGATCGCCGGCTGCTCGCCGATCATCGTCTCCGCCTCGACACGCCCGATGAAGCGGCTACCGATGTAGCTTTCGTGGACGAAGCGGTCGCCGACCCTCAGCCGCCCGGTCGCCGCCAGATGCGCGAGCCGCGCCGACGTTCCGGTTCCGCACGGGCTGCGATCGATCGCGCGCTCGCCATAGAATACGGCGTTGCGCCCGTCGGCGCCCTCGCCCTTCGGCTTGTCAGCCCACAGCACATGGCTGACCCCGCGGATCGTCGGCTCCGCCGGATGCACGGGTTCGTAGATGTCACGCACCATCGCGCGGATCGTGCGGCTCAGCTCCACGATCCGCGCCGCGCCAAGCTCGTCCAGCCCGGCGTATGCGCCCTGCGGTTCGATGATCGCGTAGTAATTGCCGCCATAGGCGACGTCGATCGAGAGCGGTCCGAACCCCGGAACGTCGATCCGCAACCCGCGCGTTGCGACATACGCGGGCACGTTGCGGATCTTCACCGATCGCACGCGGTCTCCGTCGGCGAGGTAATCGATCTCGATCACGCCGGCCGGCACCTCGACGCGCAGCCGGCCCGGCGTCCGTGGGGTGATCAGGCCGTTCTCCAGCCCGAACGTGATCATCCCGATCGTGCCATGCCCGCACATCGGCAGGCACCCCGACGTCTCGATGAACAGGATCGCGGCATCCGCGTCACCGCACGGCGGATACAGAAACCCGCCCGACATCATGTCGTGCCCGCGCGGCTCGAAGCACAGCCCGGTGCGGATCCAGTCGAACCGCGCCAGGAAGTCCTGCCGCCGCTCCGCCATGCTGGCGCCGCGCAGCAGCGGGGCGCCCCCGGCCACCAGGCGGACCGGATTGCCCGCCGTATGGCCATCGATGCAGAAGAACGTGTGGCGCATCAGGCGGCGAGTGCCGCCTTCAGCACAGGACGCGTCGCGGCGCACTTTTCGACCATCGCGATCACCTCGGCGCGGCGTGCGCCTTCAAGCGGCAGGCGCGGCAGACGCACCCGCTCCGAACCACGGCCCATGATCTCCTCGGCCAGCTTGATCGACTGCACCAGATCGTGCTCGGCATCGAGATGCAGCAGCGGCATGAACCACCGATAGATGCGCCGCGCCTCTTCCCAGTCGCCACGATAAACCGCCGCGATCAGCGCCACCGACTCCTGCGGGAACGCGCTGGTCAGCCCCGACACCCAGCCGCTGGCGCCCAGCAACATGCCCTCCAGCGCGACGTCGTCGAGCCCGGCCATCACGACGTAGCGGTCGCCAAAGCGATTGATCACGTCGGTGAAGCGACGCGGATCGGGCGCGCTCTCCTTGACCGCGACGATGTTCCTGACCGGCTCCAGCAGCTCGAGCGTCGCGAAATCCACGGAAACGCGGTACGCAGGCGGGTTGTTGTACAGCATGATCGGCAGGCCGGTCGCTTCCGCCACCGTACGGAAATGCGTCGCCAGTTCGTTCGGCGTCGGCACATAGACCATCGCGGGCAGCAGCATCAGCGCGTCCACGCCGATCTCCTCGACCTCCTGCGCGAACGCGGCCGCACGTCCGGTCGTGAATTCGGAAACGCCGCACACCAGCGGCACGCGTCCACCGACCGCTTCGACGCCCGCGCGCAGCACCGCATGCTTCTCGGCGACATCCAGCGAGTTGTTCTCGCCGCAGGTGCCGAGCAGGATCAGTCCGTCGACCCCGTCCTCCACCAGAGCGACCAGACCGCGCTGCGTCGCATCGATATCCACCGACCCGTCAGCCGCGAACTGCGTCGTTGCCGCGGGGTAGACGCCCGTCCACATGCTCGAACCAGAAACCACATCGTCCTCCATGACCATGAGTTTCGTATACGATATAAAATGGTGCCTGCAAAGCACTTTCGCGGGAAAATACTGCGAACCGTGCGCTACATCTCCCCGCGTGCGCGGCGGATCGCGTACCATTTCTTCACGTTAGCGTTATGCTCTGCCAACGTGTCGGCGAAGACGTGCCCGCCCGTCCCGTCGGCGACGAAATACAGCGCCTTCGACGCCGCCGGATCGAGCACCGCATCGATCGACAATTTCCCGGGATTGGCGATCGGCTCGATCGGCAGCCCGGCCTCGGCGTAGGTGTTATAGCCGTTCTTCGCGCGCAGTTCCGATTGGCGGATGCGCCGCCCCAGTGGTCGCCCCTTCGTGATCGGGTAAATGACGGTCGGATCGGCTTGCAGCGGCATACCCAGCCGCAGCCGGTTGCCATAGACCGCCGCCACCGTCCGCCGCTCGGCCGGCTTGCCGGTTTCCTTCTCGACGATCGAGGCCAGGATGATCGCCTGCGCGGGCGTCTTGACCACCGCGCCGGGCTTGCGCGCGTTCCACGCGGTAGCGAGATAGTCCTTCATCGCCGTCTGCATCCGCGCGAGCACTGCGCCGCGCGCTTCGTCGCGCTCGAACGCATAGCCGCCCGGCAACACCGATCCTTCGGCCGGCACCTTCACGTCGCCGCGCAGCGCCTGCGCCTTGATCAGCACGTCGCGGACCATCACCGACGGCAGCCCTTCCGGAATCACCACCAGCCGCTGCACCGCCTTGCCGCCCTGCAGGATCTCCAGCACCTGCGCCGCGCTGGCGTGGTCGGGAAAGGCATATTCGCCGGCCTTGATCGGCGCGCCCGACCCGAACACGCGC
The genomic region above belongs to Sphingomonas phyllosphaerae 5.2 and contains:
- a CDS encoding 4-hydroxyproline epimerase, with the protein product MRHTFFCIDGHTAGNPVRLVAGGAPLLRGASMAERRQDFLARFDWIRTGLCFEPRGHDMMSGGFLYPPCGDADAAILFIETSGCLPMCGHGTIGMITFGLENGLITPRTPGRLRVEVPAGVIEIDYLADGDRVRSVKIRNVPAYVATRGLRIDVPGFGPLSIDVAYGGNYYAIIEPQGAYAGLDELGAARIVELSRTIRAMVRDIYEPVHPAEPTIRGVSHVLWADKPKGEGADGRNAVFYGERAIDRSPCGTGTSARLAHLAATGRLRVGDRFVHESYIGSRFIGRVEAETMIGEQPAIVPSIEGSAIATGFNTIWIDREDPFWSGFTVV
- a CDS encoding dihydrodipicolinate synthase family protein, with product MEDDVVSGSSMWTGVYPAATTQFAADGSVDIDATQRGLVALVEDGVDGLILLGTCGENNSLDVAEKHAVLRAGVEAVGGRVPLVCGVSEFTTGRAAAFAQEVEEIGVDALMLLPAMVYVPTPNELATHFRTVAEATGLPIMLYNNPPAYRVSVDFATLELLEPVRNIVAVKESAPDPRRFTDVINRFGDRYVVMAGLDDVALEGMLLGASGWVSGLTSAFPQESVALIAAVYRGDWEEARRIYRWFMPLLHLDAEHDLVQSIKLAEEIMGRGSERVRLPRLPLEGARRAEVIAMVEKCAATRPVLKAALAA
- the mltG gene encoding endolytic transglycosylase MltG; translated protein: MRRLGCFAILAGLLLLAAGFWLGYGWKGAGPLPRAANVEIAEGASLAAAARTLEKAGVIGSAGRFRWQARVFGSGAPIKAGEYAFPDHASAAQVLEILQGGKAVQRLVVIPEGLPSVMVRDVLIKAQALRGDVKVPAEGSVLPGGYAFERDEARGAVLARMQTAMKDYLATAWNARKPGAVVKTPAQAIILASIVEKETGKPAERRTVAAVYGNRLRLGMPLQADPTVIYPITKGRPLGRRIRQSELRAKNGYNTYAEAGLPIEPIANPGKLSIDAVLDPAASKALYFVADGTGGHVFADTLAEHNANVKKWYAIRRARGEM